The Kwoniella mangroviensis CBS 8507 chromosome 1 map unlocalized Ctg02, whole genome shotgun sequence genome window below encodes:
- a CDS encoding histone H2A.Z encodes MSTKPTGGKGGKSKTSSETKTLTTRSSKAGLQFPVGRIHRFLRNKNANNVRIGAKAAVYVAAIMEYLTAEVLELAGNAAKDLRVKRITPRHLQLAIRGDEELDLLIRATIAGGGVLPHIHKSLVAKQGVSKKLKPTPAA; translated from the exons ATGTCAACGAAACCTACAGGTGGAAAAGGCGGTAAATCAAAGACCTCGTCAGAGACCAAGACACTTACTACCAGATCGTCCAAGGCAGGTTTACAG TTCCCCGTCGGTCGTATCCACAG ATTTCTACGAAATAAGAATGCCAACAATGTCCGAATCGGTGCCAAAGCTGCCGTCTACGTAGCAGCCATTATGGAATACTTGACCGCAGAAGTATTGGAActtgcag GTAACGCCGCAAAGGATCTTAGAGTGAAGAGAATCACACCAAGACATTTACAATTGGCAATCAGGGGTGATGAGGAACTTGATCTTTTGATCAGGGCTACTATCgcaggtggtggtgtatTGCCACATATCCACAAG TCCCTCGTCGCTAAACAAGGTGTATCAAAGAAACTCAAACCCACACCTGCTGCTtaa